A window of Ignavibacterium sp. contains these coding sequences:
- a CDS encoding amidohydrolase produces the protein MKHLFFLLIIFSSIILQAQEMKKAFINGKIYTVNDNQPLAEAVVVEGNKIIFVGSSSDAKKLIDNSTEVIDLKGKLMLPGFIDNHVHFVSGGFYLLGIDLRPANSTTEFKNILKNYAAKHPGKWITGGYWNHENWEVKDLPTKEMIDEVVPDQPVFVERLDGHMGVANSLALKLAGITKETETPEGGLIVKDISGEPTGVLKDNAMNLIYRVIPEPSDEENYEALLAALDEAKKLGITSVHDITFADALKAFERAKSEGKLTCRIYTRWPIADYKSLVEGKIKVGFGDDLIKMGSLKAFADGSLGSSTAWFFEKYNQDTTTFGLPMDIITDGSMEKWCLYADKNGLQLSVHAIGDRANSYMLDLFEKITKENPEWDRRFRIEHAQHVRFQDIPRFAKLGVIASVQPYHCIDDGVWAEKRIGPERIKYTYPFKSFLEAGVKLCFGTDWYVAPLNPMLGLYAAVTRRTLDDKNPDGWIPEQKISVEDAIKCYTLNSAYAAFEENIKGSIEVGKLADLIVLSDDILTIDPVEIKDAEVVMTVFDGKIIYRK, from the coding sequence ATGAAACATTTATTCTTTCTGCTAATTATTTTTTCATCAATAATTCTTCAGGCACAAGAAATGAAAAAAGCATTTATCAACGGAAAAATCTATACAGTTAATGACAACCAACCTTTAGCTGAAGCAGTAGTCGTTGAAGGTAACAAAATTATTTTTGTCGGCTCATCATCAGATGCTAAAAAACTTATTGATAATTCAACAGAAGTAATTGATCTCAAAGGTAAGTTAATGCTTCCGGGATTTATTGATAATCATGTTCATTTTGTTTCAGGTGGATTTTATTTACTCGGAATTGATTTAAGACCAGCTAACTCTACAACTGAATTTAAAAACATCTTAAAAAATTATGCTGCAAAACATCCCGGCAAATGGATTACCGGTGGTTATTGGAATCATGAAAATTGGGAAGTAAAAGATTTACCCACAAAGGAAATGATTGATGAAGTAGTTCCCGACCAACCTGTTTTTGTTGAAAGACTTGATGGACATATGGGTGTAGCAAATTCATTAGCATTAAAATTAGCTGGAATAACAAAAGAGACAGAAACTCCCGAAGGTGGATTGATAGTAAAAGATATTTCTGGCGAACCAACCGGTGTACTTAAAGACAATGCGATGAATCTGATTTATCGTGTAATTCCCGAACCATCTGACGAAGAAAATTATGAAGCATTGCTCGCTGCACTTGATGAAGCAAAAAAATTAGGCATCACAAGTGTTCACGATATTACTTTTGCTGATGCACTGAAAGCATTTGAAAGAGCAAAGAGCGAAGGAAAATTAACTTGCAGAATTTATACCCGCTGGCCTATTGCTGATTACAAATCCTTGGTTGAAGGAAAGATTAAAGTTGGTTTCGGAGATGACTTAATTAAAATGGGTTCGTTAAAAGCTTTTGCTGATGGTTCACTCGGCTCAAGCACTGCCTGGTTTTTTGAAAAGTACAATCAGGATACAACCACATTTGGCTTACCGATGGATATAATTACAGATGGCAGTATGGAAAAATGGTGTCTCTATGCAGATAAAAATGGATTACAACTTTCGGTTCATGCAATAGGTGATAGAGCAAACTCTTATATGCTTGATTTATTTGAAAAAATCACAAAAGAAAATCCTGAGTGGGATAGAAGATTCAGAATTGAACACGCACAGCATGTAAGATTTCAGGATATACCAAGATTTGCAAAGCTTGGAGTAATTGCTTCAGTTCAGCCATATCATTGTATTGATGATGGTGTTTGGGCTGAAAAAAGAATTGGTCCGGAAAGAATTAAATACACTTATCCATTTAAATCATTTCTCGAAGCTGGTGTAAAATTATGTTTCGGAACCGACTGGTATGTTGCACCACTTAATCCGATGCTCGGACTTTATGCAGCAGTTACAAGAAGAACTTTAGATGATAAAAACCCAGATGGTTGGATTCCCGAACAAAAGATTTCGGTTGAAGATGCAATTAAATGTTATACATTAAATTCAGCTTATGCAGCGTTCGAAGAAAATATAAAAGGTAGTATTGAAGTTGGTAAGCTTGCTGATTTAATTGTTTTGAGTGACGATATTCTAACAATAGACCCTGTTGAGATTAAAGATGCAGAAGTTGTAATGACAGTTTTTGACGGAAAGATTATTTACAGGAAATAA
- a CDS encoding DEAD/DEAH box helicase: MKTFEELGLEHSIVTAIKELGFENPMTVQEKVIPVLLEDNENDVICLAQTGTGKTAAYGLPIIQNVNTKKSYTQYLILSPTRELCLQIADDLSDFAKYKSDVKIAAVFGGSSIERQIQLVRSGAHIISATPGRLIDLLKRKVVDLSKVNTIILDEADEMLNMGFRDDLEEILKSTPDNKSTLLFSATMSSEIRAIANKFMFEPVEITIGKKNVGAENIKHICYTVNAKDRYLTLKRIVDYYPEIYGIIFCRTKRETQDVADLLLKDGYNAEALHGDLSQAQRETVMNKFRQRNIQLLIATDVAARGLDVDSLTHVINYNLPDELEIYTHRSGRTGRAGKTGTSIVITNLKEKSKLRTIENQTNKKFEHLKVPSGNEICARQLFHLVDRVEKVEVDDSKIQSFLPEIMKKLDWLDREELIKKFVSVEFNRFLSYYSNLKDVETPVESIKYKSNSSSDYNFKRFFINLGQLDNLKPKTLIDMINEFTGTTDIEIGEIEILKTFSFFEVDSEYADKILFAFRNKYSGKRKISVEVSEGRNKNRSKKSFRVKEGNSRKEFRRKSFQKSYNR, translated from the coding sequence ATGAAAACTTTCGAAGAGCTCGGATTAGAGCATAGTATAGTTACTGCTATAAAAGAACTGGGATTTGAAAATCCAATGACCGTTCAGGAAAAAGTAATTCCTGTTTTACTCGAGGATAATGAAAATGATGTAATTTGTTTAGCTCAAACTGGCACCGGAAAAACTGCAGCTTACGGATTACCAATTATTCAGAATGTAAATACTAAAAAATCATACACACAATATTTAATTCTTTCTCCTACAAGAGAACTATGTCTTCAGATTGCAGATGATCTTTCCGATTTCGCTAAGTACAAAAGCGATGTAAAGATTGCTGCAGTATTTGGTGGTTCAAGTATTGAAAGGCAAATTCAACTTGTTAGAAGTGGTGCTCACATAATTTCTGCAACACCGGGACGCTTAATTGATTTGTTGAAAAGAAAAGTTGTTGACCTTTCAAAAGTTAATACAATAATTCTTGATGAAGCAGATGAGATGCTGAATATGGGATTCAGAGATGATCTCGAAGAAATATTAAAATCAACTCCGGATAATAAAAGCACATTACTTTTTTCTGCAACGATGTCATCTGAAATTCGTGCGATTGCAAACAAATTTATGTTTGAACCTGTTGAAATAACCATCGGAAAGAAAAATGTTGGTGCAGAAAACATCAAACATATTTGTTACACAGTCAATGCAAAGGATCGTTATCTCACATTGAAAAGAATTGTTGATTATTATCCCGAGATTTATGGAATTATCTTTTGCCGGACTAAACGCGAAACTCAGGATGTTGCTGATCTTTTATTGAAAGATGGTTACAATGCTGAAGCTTTGCACGGTGATTTATCTCAGGCACAACGAGAAACAGTTATGAATAAATTCAGGCAAAGAAACATTCAGCTACTTATTGCAACTGATGTTGCAGCTCGCGGATTGGATGTTGATAGTTTAACGCATGTGATTAATTATAATTTGCCGGATGAACTGGAAATCTATACTCACAGAAGTGGCAGAACCGGAAGAGCAGGAAAAACAGGAACTTCCATTGTAATCACAAATCTTAAAGAGAAATCAAAACTAAGAACAATTGAAAATCAGACTAATAAAAAATTTGAACATCTTAAAGTGCCATCAGGTAATGAAATTTGCGCGAGACAGCTTTTTCATCTCGTAGACAGAGTGGAAAAAGTTGAGGTTGATGATTCGAAAATACAGTCTTTTCTTCCTGAAATAATGAAGAAACTTGATTGGTTGGATAGGGAAGAGCTTATCAAAAAATTTGTTTCAGTTGAGTTCAACAGATTTTTAAGTTACTATAGTAACCTGAAAGATGTGGAAACTCCTGTTGAATCAATTAAATATAAGTCAAATAGTTCTTCTGATTATAACTTTAAAAGATTTTTCATCAATTTAGGTCAGCTTGATAACTTAAAACCTAAAACTCTCATTGATATGATAAATGAATTCACCGGAACCACTGATATTGAAATCGGTGAAATTGAAATACTTAAGACTTTTTCATTCTTTGAAGTTGATTCAGAATATGCTGATAAAATTTTATTTGCATTCAGAAATAAATATTCAGGCAAAAGAAAAATTTCCGTTGAAGTTTCGGAAGGAAGAAATAAAAACCGTAGCAAAAAATCCTTCAGAGTAAAAGAAGGCAATTCGAGGAAAGAATTCCGCAGGAAAAGTTTTCAGAAAAGTTATAACAGATAA
- a CDS encoding T9SS type A sorting domain-containing protein, which produces MKTNFILVIVFFSVIVFAFKVQYPTGIVGLTEKDGAMGCICHNFENSDSVSVWIEGPDSLVLGASAEYKLYLSGGPAVEGGFNLAALLGKVYSIDSLTQRMEYVQGDTQLTHTQPLNFVGDTIFWRFVYEAPDSVSTDTLYSVGNSVNGDGIPTDADHWNFGRKFVITIYDAPISVDENIPAPNNFILYQNYPNPFNPSTNISWKTNKAGRNIIKIYDINGNEIETLVDGYFEAGDHSIIFQANSSMTSGVYLLRLISNNQSQTKKLVLMK; this is translated from the coding sequence ATGAAAACGAATTTCATCTTAGTAATTGTTTTCTTTTCTGTTATAGTTTTTGCATTCAAAGTTCAATATCCAACAGGAATTGTTGGATTGACAGAAAAAGACGGCGCAATGGGTTGTATTTGTCACAATTTTGAAAACTCAGATTCAGTTTCAGTGTGGATTGAAGGACCTGATTCATTGGTACTCGGTGCTTCTGCTGAATATAAACTTTACCTTTCCGGAGGTCCCGCAGTTGAAGGTGGTTTCAATCTCGCTGCACTACTTGGCAAAGTTTATTCAATCGATTCATTAACTCAGCGAATGGAGTATGTGCAGGGAGATACGCAGCTAACACATACTCAACCATTAAACTTTGTTGGCGATACGATATTCTGGAGATTTGTTTATGAAGCTCCGGATTCAGTTAGCACAGATACATTATATTCTGTTGGAAATAGTGTTAACGGAGATGGTATTCCAACGGACGCAGATCATTGGAACTTTGGAAGAAAGTTTGTAATCACCATATATGATGCACCAATTTCTGTTGATGAAAATATTCCTGCTCCGAATAATTTTATTCTTTATCAGAATTATCCTAATCCATTTAATCCATCAACAAATATTAGTTGGAAAACAAATAAAGCTGGCAGAAACATCATTAAAATTTATGACATAAACGGAAATGAAATTGAAACATTGGTAGATGGATATTTTGAAGCTGGTGATCATTCAATAATCTTTCAGGCAAATTCTTCAATGACCAGTGGAGTTTATTTGTTAAGATTGATTAGTAATAATCAAAGTCAGACAAAGAAACTTGTATTAATGAAGTAA
- a CDS encoding T9SS type A sorting domain-containing protein, with product MKNITVLVLFFFLLTNFVSAQSYQWQLKQSGSSLGGPIDVEKNNTNNVYYGSGNKIYRSTDRGETFTQMGTNIPGASSVKSVTLKDDAPGTMVVAVESSPNDKIYKTTDYGQTWILTNDEGQMSYFGIPVTQDPSHPDTLFTMIGVNFKISTDFGSTWTTIASNFGPISAPCDIEVFPDTNIILIGDNGTGIFRSTNYGLNWSQVHSTSGEIPTIAVDFTNPGIAWATKWGGGGGFLKSTDYGQTWAAQPTFAGINMWGVHTNPNDGNEVFAGCYSCGSTWRTKNGGSTWLQIPITSSHYQVYITDSMSVYAAQSSGLYKLTSPFFIPVELESFIAQVVENKVVLEWITSTELNNSGFEIQYSVDNKTFDYIAFVPGFGTTTEKHSYSYTVENLGKGVHYFRLKQIDYDGTETLTNSVEVNINNNLIKDFALEQNYPNPFNPSTKISWHSPVGSWQTLKVYDMLGNEVATLVNEYKDAGSYQVTFDSEKYNLPSGVYIYKLQAGNFVSTKKLSLIK from the coding sequence ATGAAAAATATTACTGTTCTTGTTTTGTTCTTTTTTCTATTGACTAATTTTGTTTCTGCTCAATCATATCAATGGCAGCTTAAACAATCCGGAAGCAGTCTTGGTGGACCGATTGATGTTGAGAAAAACAATACCAACAATGTTTATTATGGAAGCGGAAATAAGATTTACCGAAGTACAGATCGCGGTGAAACTTTTACTCAGATGGGAACAAATATTCCGGGAGCTTCATCAGTAAAATCTGTTACACTTAAAGATGATGCACCAGGAACAATGGTCGTGGCTGTTGAATCTTCTCCCAATGATAAAATTTATAAAACAACTGACTATGGACAAACCTGGATTTTAACCAATGATGAAGGACAGATGTCATACTTTGGAATTCCTGTTACACAAGATCCTTCACATCCGGATACATTATTCACAATGATTGGTGTTAACTTCAAAATATCTACTGATTTCGGAAGCACCTGGACTACTATTGCAAGTAATTTCGGACCTATTAGCGCACCTTGCGATATAGAAGTCTTTCCGGATACAAATATTATTCTCATTGGTGATAATGGAACCGGAATTTTCAGAAGTACAAATTATGGCTTAAACTGGTCACAGGTTCATAGCACAAGCGGTGAGATACCAACAATTGCTGTTGACTTTACCAATCCGGGAATTGCCTGGGCAACCAAATGGGGTGGTGGCGGTGGCTTCCTGAAATCAACGGATTATGGACAAACATGGGCTGCTCAACCTACATTCGCGGGAATCAATATGTGGGGAGTTCATACAAATCCCAACGACGGAAATGAAGTTTTTGCCGGTTGCTATTCTTGTGGTTCAACCTGGAGAACCAAAAACGGTGGTTCAACCTGGCTTCAGATACCAATTACTTCTTCTCATTATCAGGTTTACATTACCGATTCAATGTCTGTTTATGCAGCACAATCAAGTGGATTATACAAATTAACTTCTCCATTTTTTATTCCGGTTGAACTTGAAAGCTTTATCGCACAAGTAGTTGAAAACAAAGTTGTTCTCGAATGGATTACTTCAACTGAATTGAACAACTCTGGATTTGAAATTCAATACAGCGTTGATAACAAAACTTTTGATTACATTGCTTTCGTCCCTGGCTTTGGAACAACAACCGAGAAACATTCTTATTCATACACAGTTGAAAATTTGGGTAAAGGTGTTCATTACTTCAGGTTAAAACAAATTGATTATGATGGTACAGAAACTTTGACAAATTCAGTTGAAGTAAATATCAATAATAACTTAATAAAAGACTTTGCACTTGAGCAGAATTATCCAAACCCGTTCAATCCGAGCACAAAAATCAGTTGGCATTCTCCGGTAGGAAGTTGGCAAACTTTAAAAGTTTATGATATGCTTGGAAATGAAGTCGCAACTTTAGTGAATGAATATAAAGATGCCGGAAGTTATCAGGTTACATTTGATTCAGAGAAATACAATCTTCCAAGTGGAGTTTACATTTATAAACTTCAGGCAGGAAATTTTGTTTCAACAAAAAAATTATCTTTAATTAAATAA
- the bshB1 gene encoding bacillithiol biosynthesis deacetylase BshB1, protein MHLDVLVFSAHPDDAELSMGGTVALLSKNNIKVGLIDLTKGEMGTRGTAETRQREAFNAAITLKAAMRENLEIPDGNIQLNKENLLKVIITIRKYRPSIVFAPYFNDRHPDHIDASQLIKRAVFYSGLAKIKTFDREVPQQQFRPDRLFYFMQTYTFEPTFIVDISETFEQKMKAIACYETQFHNPKSTEPETFISRPEFINYIRSRAEFYGFQIHKRYGEPFFCEEKLELNLLNFFNKNQ, encoded by the coding sequence ATGCATCTTGATGTACTCGTTTTTTCTGCACACCCGGACGATGCAGAACTTTCAATGGGTGGGACTGTTGCACTTCTTTCAAAAAATAATATCAAAGTCGGTTTAATTGATTTAACAAAAGGTGAGATGGGAACAAGAGGAACAGCAGAAACGCGTCAGCGTGAAGCGTTTAATGCAGCCATAACATTAAAAGCTGCAATGCGGGAAAATCTTGAAATCCCTGATGGAAATATTCAATTGAATAAAGAAAATCTTCTTAAAGTTATTATTACAATCCGGAAGTATCGTCCATCAATCGTTTTTGCCCCATATTTTAATGACAGACATCCGGATCATATTGATGCAAGTCAGCTTATTAAAAGAGCTGTTTTTTATTCGGGATTGGCTAAAATCAAAACATTTGACAGAGAAGTTCCTCAACAACAATTCAGACCGGATAGATTATTTTATTTTATGCAGACTTATACTTTTGAACCAACTTTTATTGTTGATATTTCTGAAACTTTCGAACAAAAGATGAAAGCTATTGCTTGTTACGAAACTCAATTTCACAATCCTAAAAGCACTGAACCCGAAACATTTATCAGCAGACCTGAATTTATAAACTATATTCGTTCGCGGGCTGAATTTTATGGCTTTCAGATTCATAAGAGGTACGGGGAACCATTTTTCTGTGAGGAGAAATTAGAGCTTAATCTTTTAAATTTTTTCAATAAGAATCAGTAA
- a CDS encoding phosphoenolpyruvate carboxykinase yields the protein MQLKDKILIELQQLGLKNIREVFYNYVTPALYEQVIRRREGLLAHLGPLVVRTGYHTGRSPNDKFIVKENSSDKNVWWGKVNKSMAEDCFERLFLKMKAYIQGKDLYVEDCYVSADPKYRVGVRVITENAWHALFARNMFRRYKDEEELSNHKTDFTILHMPNFHADKEVDCTNSEVFIVIHFGKKLILIGGTSYAGEIKKSIFTTMNYLMPLQNVMSMHCSANVGKDGDVALFFGLSGTGKTTLSADPNRPLIGDDEHGWSDEGVFNYEGGCYAKVIRLSQEAEPEIYECTRKFGTILENVQINAHTRRVDLDDDTFTENTRAAYPITHLNNIVEDGMGGHPKNIIMLTADAFGVLPPISKLSIDQAMYHFISGYTAKVAGTEKGVTEPKATFSTCFGAPFMVHHPGVYAKLLGEKIKKHNVNCWLVNTGWTGGPYGVGSRMKIQYTRAMLTAALEGKLDNVEYEKEPFFNLMIPKECPGVPNEVLNPRNTWADKNAYDEQAKKLANMFIENFKEYESAADDSIKNAGPNKF from the coding sequence ATGCAACTTAAAGATAAAATCCTGATTGAGTTACAACAACTCGGATTAAAAAATATCAGGGAAGTTTTTTACAATTATGTAACTCCTGCGCTTTATGAACAGGTTATAAGAAGAAGAGAAGGTTTACTTGCACATTTAGGTCCTCTTGTAGTAAGAACCGGTTATCACACAGGCCGAAGCCCAAATGATAAATTTATTGTTAAAGAAAACAGCAGTGATAAAAATGTTTGGTGGGGAAAAGTTAACAAATCAATGGCTGAAGATTGTTTCGAAAGATTATTCTTGAAAATGAAAGCATACATTCAGGGAAAAGATTTATATGTCGAAGATTGCTATGTAAGCGCTGACCCAAAATACAGAGTTGGAGTTCGTGTAATCACTGAAAATGCCTGGCATGCTCTTTTTGCAAGAAATATGTTCCGTAGATATAAAGATGAAGAAGAATTATCAAATCATAAAACAGATTTTACAATTCTTCATATGCCGAATTTCCATGCTGATAAAGAAGTTGATTGCACAAACTCTGAGGTATTCATAGTTATTCATTTTGGAAAGAAATTAATTCTGATTGGCGGTACAAGCTATGCAGGTGAAATAAAGAAATCTATCTTCACAACGATGAATTATCTGATGCCTCTTCAAAATGTTATGTCAATGCATTGCTCTGCCAATGTGGGTAAAGATGGAGATGTTGCGCTCTTCTTTGGATTGAGTGGAACCGGAAAAACAACTCTTTCCGCAGATCCTAACAGACCTCTTATTGGAGATGACGAACACGGCTGGAGTGATGAAGGAGTTTTCAACTACGAAGGCGGATGTTATGCTAAAGTTATAAGACTTTCGCAGGAAGCCGAACCTGAAATTTATGAATGCACCAGAAAGTTCGGGACAATTTTAGAAAATGTTCAAATCAATGCACACACTCGTAGAGTTGATTTGGATGATGATACTTTTACCGAAAATACCAGAGCTGCTTATCCAATCACACATCTTAATAATATTGTTGAAGATGGAATGGGTGGGCATCCGAAAAATATCATAATGTTAACAGCAGATGCTTTTGGAGTTCTTCCTCCGATTTCTAAATTATCAATTGATCAGGCAATGTATCATTTTATTTCTGGTTATACTGCAAAAGTTGCGGGAACTGAAAAAGGTGTCACCGAACCAAAAGCAACTTTCTCAACTTGCTTTGGTGCTCCGTTTATGGTTCATCATCCTGGTGTGTATGCAAAATTATTGGGTGAAAAAATTAAAAAGCACAATGTAAACTGCTGGCTTGTTAATACTGGTTGGACAGGTGGCCCTTATGGTGTTGGTAGCAGAATGAAAATTCAATACACACGTGCAATGCTTACTGCTGCGCTAGAAGGAAAATTAGATAATGTTGAATATGAAAAAGAACCTTTCTTCAATCTAATGATTCCTAAAGAATGTCCTGGCGTTCCAAATGAAGTGCTCAATCCCAGGAATACCTGGGCAGATAAAAATGCTTATGATGAACAGGCAAAGAAACTTGCAAACATGTTCATAGAAAATTTCAAAGAGTATGAATCAGCAGCAGATGATTCAATAAAAAACGCAGGACCAAATAAATTCTAG
- the acs gene encoding acetate--CoA ligase, producing MAEKKLSGEVYYPSKEVLEYANAKCESLYEFASKDPIGFWESEAKNLYWSKPWTKVLDDSNKPFYKWFVGAETNIAYNCLDVHVKTARRNKLALIWEGENGEFRSFSYFALHRETCRFANVLKSLGVKKGDRVTLYMGRIPELMIGMLACARIGAIHSVVYGGFSVEALHERLEDSQSKVLIVADGSYQRGKIVELKKIADEALQRAATVESVLVVKRTGHQINMEFGRDMWYHELMNLPIANNNECLEMVDAEHPLFLLYTSGTTGKPKAILHTHGGYMVGTYTTLKYVFDIHEEDRYWCAADPGWITGHSYIVYGPLLNGTTSFMYEGAPNYPYPHRWWQMIEKYGINILYTAPTAIRGLMRFGDAWPNRYNLSSLRLLGSVGEPINPEAWRWYYKVIGKERCPIMDTWWQTETGMFMITPMPCTPLKPGSGTKPFPGIVADVVDENGNPVKPNEEGYLVIKTPWPSMLRTIWNDPDRYVNQYWSKYPGMYMTGDSARKDEDGYFWVIGRVDDVIKVSGYRLGTAEIESALVSHPAVAEAAAIGLPHEVKGNAIHCFVLLKTGYEKSDKLVDELKQHVAHEVGPIAKPEQIEIVDSLPKTRSGKIMRRVLKARALGIDPGNLSTLEE from the coding sequence ATGGCAGAAAAAAAATTATCCGGTGAAGTTTACTATCCCTCAAAAGAAGTACTCGAATATGCTAATGCCAAATGTGAAAGTTTGTATGAATTCGCTTCAAAAGACCCTATAGGTTTTTGGGAAAGTGAAGCGAAAAATCTTTATTGGAGTAAACCCTGGACAAAAGTTTTAGATGATTCTAATAAACCGTTTTATAAATGGTTCGTTGGTGCTGAAACTAATATCGCCTACAACTGTCTTGATGTTCATGTTAAAACCGCAAGACGAAATAAACTTGCACTGATTTGGGAAGGTGAGAACGGTGAGTTCAGATCTTTTTCATATTTCGCTCTTCACAGAGAAACCTGCCGGTTTGCTAATGTGCTTAAAAGTCTTGGTGTGAAAAAAGGTGATAGGGTTACTTTATATATGGGCAGAATTCCTGAACTGATGATTGGAATGCTTGCCTGTGCAAGAATTGGCGCAATACATTCAGTTGTTTATGGTGGCTTTTCTGTTGAAGCTTTACACGAACGACTTGAAGATAGTCAATCAAAAGTTTTAATTGTTGCTGATGGTTCATATCAGAGAGGGAAAATAGTTGAACTTAAAAAAATAGCTGATGAAGCATTACAAAGAGCAGCCACTGTTGAGAGTGTTTTGGTAGTTAAAAGAACCGGTCATCAGATCAATATGGAATTTGGAAGAGATATGTGGTATCACGAACTGATGAATCTCCCGATAGCAAATAATAACGAGTGCCTTGAGATGGTTGATGCTGAACATCCATTATTTTTATTATACACTTCAGGAACAACCGGTAAACCTAAAGCAATTCTTCATACTCACGGTGGGTATATGGTTGGTACTTACACTACTTTGAAGTATGTGTTTGACATTCACGAAGAAGACAGATATTGGTGTGCTGCTGATCCCGGCTGGATTACCGGACATAGTTATATTGTTTACGGACCTTTATTAAACGGTACAACTTCATTTATGTATGAAGGAGCGCCAAATTATCCTTATCCTCATCGCTGGTGGCAGATGATTGAAAAATATGGAATTAACATTCTCTATACTGCACCAACAGCAATCAGAGGCCTGATGAGGTTCGGAGATGCCTGGCCTAACAGATATAATCTTTCTTCATTAAGATTACTTGGTAGTGTTGGTGAACCAATCAATCCTGAAGCCTGGAGATGGTATTATAAAGTAATCGGAAAAGAAAGATGTCCGATTATGGATACCTGGTGGCAGACTGAAACAGGAATGTTTATGATTACTCCGATGCCTTGCACACCATTAAAACCTGGTTCAGGGACAAAACCTTTTCCTGGAATTGTTGCTGATGTTGTTGATGAAAACGGAAATCCTGTTAAACCAAACGAGGAAGGATATCTCGTCATTAAAACTCCTTGGCCTTCAATGTTAAGAACTATTTGGAATGATCCGGACAGATATGTTAATCAATATTGGAGTAAATATCCCGGAATGTATATGACTGGTGACTCAGCTAGAAAAGATGAAGATGGTTATTTCTGGGTAATCGGTAGAGTTGATGATGTAATAAAAGTTTCCGGTTATAGATTGGGCACAGCTGAAATAGAATCTGCTTTAGTTAGTCATCCTGCAGTTGCAGAAGCTGCAGCCATTGGTCTTCCGCACGAGGTAAAAGGTAATGCAATTCATTGTTTTGTTTTATTAAAGACAGGATATGAAAAATCTGATAAATTGGTTGATGAATTGAAACAACACGTAGCACACGAAGTAGGTCCGATTGCAAAACCAGAACAGATTGAAATAGTTGATTCACTTCCCAAAACCAGAAGTGGAAAAATTATGCGCAGAGTTTTGAAAGCCAGAGCATTAGGAATTGATCCGGGAAATTTAAGTACATTGGAAGAGTAA
- a CDS encoding patatin-like phospholipase family protein, protein MKIGIAFGSGGSRGIAHILMVEALEELGLKASVVSGSSIGAIGAAFYAAGIDSKSMREILNELVNPKSDSIFDFLLRSDVIKLLTMFDPQIIKSGLIKGEKFQKFLSDRIPAKTFKELKIPCYITATDFWSKKEIVFNSGELIPAVKASYSIPGLFTPVEYQGKVLIDGGAVNPLPYDLIKSKCDLTIAIDVTASNHSDIKEMPATLDSVFSTFQIMQISIIREKLKHTKPDIYIKPQIKDIRLFDFAKTELIFAQALKAKEKLKRELENHLNRKKN, encoded by the coding sequence ATGAAAATAGGAATTGCTTTTGGTTCAGGTGGATCAAGAGGTATTGCTCATATTTTGATGGTTGAAGCACTTGAAGAGCTTGGATTGAAAGCATCGGTTGTATCAGGTTCAAGCATTGGGGCAATCGGAGCTGCATTTTACGCAGCGGGAATAGATTCAAAATCAATGCGGGAAATTCTTAATGAATTAGTCAATCCCAAATCAGATAGCATATTTGATTTTCTGCTCAGGTCAGATGTTATCAAACTTCTTACGATGTTTGATCCTCAAATTATTAAATCAGGTTTAATCAAAGGTGAAAAATTTCAGAAATTTCTTTCCGATAGAATACCAGCAAAAACTTTCAAAGAACTTAAAATTCCTTGTTATATAACTGCAACAGATTTTTGGTCAAAGAAAGAAATTGTATTTAATTCAGGTGAACTGATTCCTGCTGTAAAAGCAAGCTATTCAATTCCGGGTTTATTTACTCCAGTTGAATATCAAGGAAAAGTTTTAATTGATGGCGGTGCGGTCAATCCTTTACCTTATGATTTGATTAAGAGTAAATGTGATCTTACTATTGCGATAGATGTGACAGCATCCAACCATTCTGATATAAAAGAAATGCCTGCAACACTTGATTCGGTATTCAGCACATTTCAGATAATGCAAATTTCAATCATCAGAGAAAAGCTAAAACACACAAAGCCAGATATCTATATTAAACCTCAGATAAAAGATATCAGGTTGTTCGATTTCGCAAAAACTGAATTGATATTTGCTCAAGCGCTGAAGGCAAAAGAAAAGTTGAAAAGAGAACTGGAAAATCATTTAAATAGAAAAAAGAATTAA